One uncultured Draconibacterium sp. genomic window, CCAGACAAGGTTTATCTTCGTACAACTGGTACTCTTCGCGATAAGCAGTGGGCGTTAAATTGGGCATAATTACATTCGCCCCAATCGCCAGTGCCTTTTCGCGGCCAGCCGGATCGATGGCTTGCAGAGCAGTGGCAGCAGCAATGTTTATATCGGGCATTAAAATGCGTAAAACCGCAATCATGTTCAGCGCCAAATCAAAACGTTCCTGCTTTGTTTTTAGCTGATGACGAAATTCATACAAGGGCGTATCTTCATGTTCAATGTACGGTCCCATCCCACACATGTCGATGTCCAGCTTTTTCAGAAATAATAGATCGTTCGCCAAATCTTCGTAGGTCTGGAAAGGCAAACCGATCATAACTCCTGTTCCAACCTGATAACCTGCCTTTTTCAAAAAACCAAGAGCTTCTACCCTTTTGTCAAACGAATGCATATCGTTTTGCGGATGTATTTTGTAATATAAATCAGGATTCGACGATTCAATGCGCAGCAAGTACCGGTGTGCTCCGCTTTCGAACCAGCGTTTGTAGGTTTCAAGGCTTTGTTCGCCGCAGCTGAGTGTAATTCCCAGTTCGTTATTTGAGAGTTGTTTAATTTTTTGGAGCAGTTTATCCACTCGTTTTACATAGACAGGCGAACTTAATTCTCCCGACTGTAAAACCACAGACGCAAATTTGTTCTCCCAGGCAAAACGGCAGGCATCCAGAATTTCATCGTCAGAGGCTTCGTAACGAATTACCTTGTCGTTGCTTTTACGAATACCACAATACAAACAATCTTTGGCACAAATATTCGAGAATTCAATAAGTCCCCGAAAGTACACTTTGTTGCCCACCTCTTTCACTTTAACATCCTGTGCACGCTTTAACAATGCCGTGCGAGCCTCTCCTTTCGCCTGTAATAATTGTATGATTTCCTGTTTCTCCAAAA contains:
- the hydE gene encoding [FeFe] hydrogenase H-cluster radical SAM maturase HydE translates to MEKQEIIQLLQAKGEARTALLKRAQDVKVKEVGNKVYFRGLIEFSNICAKDCLYCGIRKSNDKVIRYEASDDEILDACRFAWENKFASVVLQSGELSSPVYVKRVDKLLQKIKQLSNNELGITLSCGEQSLETYKRWFESGAHRYLLRIESSNPDLYYKIHPQNDMHSFDKRVEALGFLKKAGYQVGTGVMIGLPFQTYEDLANDLLFLKKLDIDMCGMGPYIEHEDTPLYEFRHQLKTKQERFDLALNMIAVLRILMPDINIAAATALQAIDPAGREKALAIGANVIMPNLTPTAYREEYQLYEDKPCLDEDAELCRNCLEARIHVAGAEIGYGEWGDSKHFKCRTKEP